In one Oxyura jamaicensis isolate SHBP4307 breed ruddy duck chromosome 14, BPBGC_Ojam_1.0, whole genome shotgun sequence genomic region, the following are encoded:
- the MSLN gene encoding mesothelin yields MGTLKTSAEMLPLFPRLGFLLLVGWLAADTASAETYLCSSSPVNETAVCASVRSLPERFVCYLSPSAVSNLSRDDALSLAHRITKNCPLNVTHRGINRERAPSFLTTEELQVASTLVSKFDHFTPAILHELGQVAVGLSVSDIENKISDEDLDASLPALGEVRGWNADQSSAIINKLLRSGYQISDGQSLAKLGSLVAGLSSSTLQSLPPEVILEAIKLPEFVQQLVTLPSALKRTFVEMISSSVSHPAELVKRVPDALASYIPKSLLVFEDEKPSIEDLNRKMWTREQAAMFFSDVIKREPDFSRLSQSVLQGYTCTAGNEIGTERVQQLAKAMKKKNVQLGEDQLSCLVKMVTLHGIPKDLDSYPKDLLLFLSPSDYAATGSCRQYFASVGKANLDLLQRESSERQQLLLEALACLKISGTQVNEENAEILGHLVCDLGEEYIRGSGGSLLEQLSQCESFLPDQEEAIKSVISSGNTTFGPPSAWSASTLNELSGLIPVFDHSILQKIPKNALTLWLKNFAHDSPLSREQLATIVEELLPSRHKRASGCPDDKKITETVLNDDMMPILYTPEELRACLKNVSLENHLSQLLTYAFSNEQLAVLKENLDQTYPDGYPDSLLSKLGLFINSSTLEEIKKWRITSPNTLAFLLERLPKDKQATTLIERYVALGNPLDATALKAIDRKHLCFLNATLLNMIDSNSLKLVSLNVSSCSQLTKDILYAKAKRAFSDQHYLSSYYTHIEPYLGGAPGVDLRALSKDNVNMKVDTLAKLRRDSLMSLTPAEVKGLLGTNLRDLVKWQNKAPIQEWVRTRKQAELDKLNIGLTGGTQEGYMIVVTPQFQPPSSSALGTVAVAAHLLPALLLSFLMTMALS; encoded by the exons TTGAACGTGACACACAGAGGAATAAATAGAGAGCGAGCTCCCTCCTTCCTGACAACAGAGGAACTGCAG GTTGCATCTACTTTGGTGAGCAAGTTTGACCATTTCACTCCTGCAATCCTGCATGAATTGGGACAGGTTGCTGTTGGGCTGTCCGTATCCGACATcgaaaataaaataagtgatGAAGACCTCGACGCATCTCTTCCTGCCCTGGGTGAAGTTCGTGGCTGGAATGCTGACCAGTCCAGTGCTATTATCAATAAACTGCTCCGCTCTGGCTATCAG ATTTCAGATGGACAGAGCCTGGCAAAGCTAGGGAGCTTGGTGGctggcctcagcagcagcacgctTCAAAGTCTCCCTCCAGAAGTGATCTTGGAAGCCATTAAGTTGCCTGAGTTTGTCCAGCAGTTGGTGaccctgccctctgctctgaaAAGGACATTTGTGGAAATG attTCTTCCAGTGTAAGCCACCCTGCTGAGTTGGTTAAACGTGTCCCTGACGCTCTGGCTAGTTACATCCCAAAATCATTGCTTGTTTTTGAGGATGAGAAGCCCAGTATTGAAGATCtcaacagaaaaatgtggaCCCGAGAACAG GCTGCCATGTTTTTCAGTGATGTGATAAAGAGAGAGCCTGACTTCAGCAG GCTTTCCCAGTCAGTTCTCCAAGGCTACACATGCACAGCTGGCAATGAAATAGGAACAGAAAGAGTTCAGCAGCTGGCCAAAGCCATGAAGAAGAAGAACGTCCAGCTAGGAGAAGACCAG CTGAGTTGCTTAGTGAAGATGGTGACGCTGCATGGGATTCCCAAGGATTTAGATAGCTATCCTAAAGACCTGTTGCTATTTTTAAG TCCTTCAGACTACGCAGCAACAGGAAGCTGTAGGCAGTACTTTGCTAGTGTTGGGAAAGCCAATCTTGATCTTCTGCAAAGAGAGTCATCTGAGCGACAACAGCTGCTCTTGGAAGCTCTAGCATGTCTG AAAATTTCTGGAACACAAGTGAACGAGGAAAATGCAGAGATTCTGGGTCATCTGGTCTGTGACCTGGGTGAAGAATACATTAGAGGTTCTGGTGGGAGTTTGCTGGAGCAGTTAAGCCAGTGTGAATCTTTCCTGCCTGATCAAGAAGAGGCTATTAAGAGTGTGATCAGCAGTGGTAACACTACATTTGG GCCTCCTTCAGCATGGTCAGCTTCTACCTTGAATGAGCTCAGTGGGTTGATTCCTGTATTTGATCACAGCATCTTGCAGAAGATCCCCAAG aatgcTTTAACTCTTTGGCTGAAAAACTTTGCGCACGATTCGCCTTTGTCAAGGGAACAGCTGGCCACCATTGTTGAAGAACTCCTGCCTTCTAGGCACAAGCGTGCTAGTG gttgcccagatgACAAGAAGATAACAGAGACAGTTCTTAACGATGACATGATGCCTATTCTGTATACACCTGAAGAGTTACGTGCTTGCCTGAAGAATGTCTCTCTGGAGAATCACCTCTCTCAGCTCCTGACCTATGCCTTCAGTAACGAGCAACTGGCTGTGCTGAAGGAGAATCTGGATCAG ACATACCCTGATGGGTATCCTGACAGTCTACTCTCCAAACTGGGCCTCTTCATTAATTCTTCCACCttggaggaaattaaaaaatggaggATAACTTCACCTAACACTCTGGCTTTCTTGCTAGAACGTCTGCCCAAAGATAAACAG GCTACTACACTGATTGAGCGTTATGTTGCCTTGGGAAATCCCTTGGACGCCACTGCACTGAAAGCAATTGATAGAAAACACTTGTGCTTTCTAAATGCAACCTTGCTGAATATGATAGACTCCAACAGCTTGAA ACTGGTTTCTCTGAATGTTTCATCCTGTTCCCAGCTTACGAAAGACATCTTATATGCTAAAGCAAAACGTGCTTTCTCAGACCAGCACTATTTATCTTCTTACTATACGCACATTGAACCATATTTAG GTGGTGCTCCTGGTGTGGATCTCAGAGCCCTAAGCAAGGACAACGTGAACATGAAAGTTGATACTCTGGCAAAGTTAAGAAGAGACTCTTTGATG AGCCTGACGCCTGCTGAAGTTAAGGGCTTGCTGGGGACAAATCTTAGAGATCTGGTGAAATGGCAGAACAAGGCTCCCATCCAGGAGTGGGTCCGAACACGGAAACAAGCAGAACTGGATAAACTGAACATTGGGCTCACTGGGGGAACACAAGAAGGCTACATGATCGTTGTCACACCTCAATTTCAGC CACCATCCTCATCGGCTCTGGGCACTGTGGCTGTGGCAGCCCACCTCTTGCCTGCTCTGCTTCTCAGTTTCCTGATGACGATGGCCTTGTCTTGA
- the LOC118174400 gene encoding mesothelin-like protein, which yields MVLVAPALAAVVLGLRFSTGLAQAAPAALLFGTVLSATQPFADLPASVLQGFRCSQAHHLPAAAVLALTREMRNKSVELSSAQLSCLARLLAANNLTASFRGYPPDLLLFFDVAEVRGETCEEFYSLAARGNLELLPRGSAQRRAILHGALACVGASGSCLHPEQLGSLGALVCDMEPDTITASDPGILENLKLCPALTGAQRVALNAVLLGGGTAYGDPLGWDLQTLQSLGPLVLALNQTTLSLVAKATREAFARSIAATYSSQGWSQREKSLTLLSAFTAASAASHPRLKRSADRCMSKPITPSTLSEGLLLLDYDTPEQFYLCLSVLVLKSSLALVLEQPLTTGYLQMVKKKLQEIYPAGIPDDQLRLLGPLSRQYTAQEISQWQLTSSDTLCALLSPLDGPWSAAQKQQLIARYLELGGKLTGPLLQKIGGSCLCSLSEEQIEKVTPEAIGSAGELDVSSCSQSKKDQLYRTAREAFAGQAGTRAYYCQIRPYLGGAPVKDLKDLANAGINISIDTFLALNPNELQKLSVMDVKNLLGTEVQELKKAENQTAVLCWIKKQSQEELDRILGIGLHGGMEEPSPTGTTTLPHLNTSASIAPTTTVPTTTALLASPSPTATSSRPPTAPNTSPKTLTPNAVSPTLPTSTIPHASTPRPSTTVGPAATPTARPPLAPSSIAPCLIHQSATPKKTTTPAVTLLATILAATNPRATSPSSVPPPAATGSATPSTRGTNPAVSTHGTSTLLVPSNTPAPGGTTSPAPATHITTIPSTPGAPSALVPKSTSAPAAITATEMNLPHKPTPVPNTTVSTHKGGSSSTVKTTTFACKTAAPPALLGPSSTTSSSENTKKTPTGVPEPPKPTPGGYINLQPEPGSGSRLSSCLVHILTTAVGLSLLQRLL from the exons ATGGTGCTGGTGGCCCCCGCCCTGGCCGCCGTCGTCCTCGGCCTCC GATTTTCCACAGGCCTGGCACAAGCCGCACCG gctgccctgctCTTCGGCACCGTCCTGTCCGCCACCCAGCCCTTTGCCGA CCTTCCAGCCTCGGTCCTGCAAGGATTCCGGTGCTCCCAGGCCCATCacctgcccgccgccgccgtcctCGCGCTCACCCGGGAGATGCGGAACAAAAGCGTGGAGCTGAGCAGTGCCCAG CTGTCGTGCCTGGCCCGGCTACTTGCTGCCAACAACCTGACAGCCAGCTTCAGGGGCTACCCGCCTGACCTGCTGCTCTTCTTCGA CGTGGCCGAGGTGCGCGGCGAGACCTGCGAGGAGTTTTATTCCCTGGCTGCCCGCGGGaacctggagctgctgccccggGGCTCAGCACAGCGCAGGGCAATCCTGCACGGGGCTCTGGCATGCGTG GGCGCAAGCGGCTCCTGCCTGCACCCCGAGCAGCTGGGCAGCCTCGGGGCGCTGGTGTGTGACATGGAGCCAGACACCATCACGGCCTCGGATCCTGGCATCCTGGAGAACCTGAAGCTCTGCCCAGCGCTGACGGGGGCCCAGCGGGTTGCTCTCAATGCCGTGCTCCTCGGGGGCGGCACGGCGTATGG GGATCCTTTGGGCTGGGATTTGCAGACTCTGCAAAGTCTGGGGCCGCTCGTGCTGGCTTTGAACCAGACCACGCTGAGCCTGGTGGCCAAG GCAACAAGGGAGGCATTTGCAAGGAGCATCGCGGCCACCTACAGCAGCCAGGGGTGGTCCCAGCGGGAGAAGTCCCTGACCCTCCTGAGTGCCTTCACAGCGGCCTCAGCAGCCTCTCACCCCCGGCTGAAGCGGAGCGCAGACC GCTGTATGTCCAAGCCCAtcacccccagcaccctctCTGAAGGCCTCCTGCTCCTCGACTATGACACCCCCGAGCAGTTCTACCTCTGCCTGAGCGTTCTGGTTCTGAAAAGCAGCCTGGCACTTGTGCTGGAgcagccgctcaccacgggatACCTCCAGATGgtgaagaaaaagctgcaggag ATCTACCCCGCGGGGATCCCGGATGACCAGCTGAGGCTGCTGGGGCCGCTGTCCCGGCAGTACACGGCGCAGGAGATCAGCCAGTGGCAGCTGACCTCCAGCGACACGCTCTGCgccctgctcagccccctgGACGGCCCGTGGAGCGCTGCCCAG aagcagcagcttatCGCAAGGTACCTGGAGCTAGGGGGCAAATTAACCGGCCCCTTGCTTCAGAAAATCGGTGGGAGCTGCCTGTGTAGCCTGAGTGAGGAGCAGATCGAGAAAGTCACCCCAGAAGCAATTGG gaGCGCTGGAGAACTGGACGTTTCCTCTTGCTCTCAAAGCAAGAAGGACCAGCTGTACAGAACGGCCCGGGAGGCCTTTGCTGGCCAGGCCGGCACCAGAGCCTATTACTGCCAGATCCGGCCCTACCTGG GTGGAGCTCCAGTAAAGGACCTGAAGGACTTGGCTAACGCTGGCATCAACATCAGCATCGACACTTTTCTTGCCCTAAATCCCAACGAACTGCAG AAGCTCAGTGTCATGGATGTCAAAAACCTGCTTGGGACAGAAGTTCAAGAACTGAAGAAAGCCGAAAATCAGACCGCCGTGCTTTGCTGGATCAAGAAACAGTCCCAGGAGGAACTGGACCGAATCCTGGGAATTGGCCTGCACGGGGGGATGGAGgagcccagccccacggggaccACCACCCTGCCTCACCTCAACACCTCTGCCAGTATCGCCCCCACAACCACGGTCCCCACCACCACCGCCCTCCTcgcttcccccagccccactgccacGAGCAGCCGCCCTCCTACTGCGCCAAACACCAGCCCCAAGACCCTCACCCCAAATGCTGTCAGCCCGACCCTCCCTACCAGCACTATCCCACACGCTTCCACCCCCCGGCCCAGCACCACTGTGGGTCCCGCTGCCACCCCCACAGCCCGGCCCCCTCTGGCCCCCAGCTCCATCGCCCCATGCCTCATCCACCAGTCGGCCACCCCAAAGAAGACCACCACCCCAGCTGTCACCCTCCTCGCCACCATCCTTGCTGCCACCAACCCCAGGGCCAcctctcccagctctgtccccCCACCAGCTGCCACAGGCAGTGCCACCCCCAGCACTCGTGGCACCAACCCAGCTGTTAGCACCCATGgcaccagcaccctgctggTGCCCAGTAACACCCCAGCACCCGGGGGCAccaccagcccagctcctgctacCCATATCACCACCATCCCGAGCACCCCCGGTGCTCCCAGTGCCCTTGTCCCAAAGTCAACCTCTGCACCTGCTGCCATCACAGCCACAGAAATGAACCTTCCCCACAAGCCCACCCCAGTTCCCAACACCACTGTGTCCACCCACAAGGGTGGCAGCTCCTCAACAGTCAAGACTACAACGTTTGCTTGCAAGACTGCTGCCCCTCCGGCACTTCTCGGACCCTCTtccaccacctccagcagcgAGAACACCAAGAAAACACCCACAGGCGTGCCAGAACCACCGAAACCAACCCCTGGTGGATACATCAATCTGCAACCCGAACCTG GATCAGGATCCaggctctcctcctgcctggtgCACATACTGACCACAGCCGTGGGATTATCGCTGCTGCAAAGGCTTCTCTGA
- the RPUSD1 gene encoding RNA pseudouridylate synthase domain-containing protein 1 isoform X2, translating to MEPGTIDNLCILYQSPDFIVVNKHWDVRIDSKMWFCHQLDFSTSGALCVALNKAAAGSAYKCFKDRLVTKAYLALVRGHVAQSRMTICYAIGKNTTEGMTHMMCIDGTEGCENPKPCQSELIVLEHGSYSGDPVTKVLLQPLTGRTHQLRVHCSAIGHPIVGDFTYSHKKDSSPYRMMLHAYYLRIPTGKELIEVCAPDPFITAMDSNWVPQHVTQRLDDTIQELKDKAMQKGEAEESQKAVLGDRGEEAPSEAKSPETEEQRARCEQWLAEWALE from the exons ATGGAGCCGGGCACCATCGACAACCTGTGCATCCTGTACCAGAGCCCCGACTTCATCGTGGTCAACAAGCACTGGGACGTGCGCATCGACAGCAAGATGTG GTTCTGCCACCAGCTCGACTTCTCCACCAGCGGGGCCCTCTGCGTCGCGCTCAAcaaggcggcggcggggagcgccTACAAGTGCTTTAAGGACCGGCTGGTGACCAAAGCCTATCTCGCCCTG gtGAGGGGCCACGTTGCCCAGAGCCGCATGACGATCTGCTACGCCATCGGGAAGAACACCACCGAGGGCATGACCCACATGATGTGCATCGATGGGACCGAGG GCTGCGAAAATCCCAAGCCGTGCCAGTCGGAGCTGATCGTGCTGGAGCACGGCTCCTACAGCGGAGACCCTGTGAccaaagtgctgctgcagccgctGACAG GGCGCACCCATCAGCTCCGCGTTCACTGCAGCGCCATCGGCCATCCCATCGTGGGGGACTTCACCTACAGCCACAAGAAGGACAGCAGCCCCTACAGGATGATGCTCCACGCCTACTACCTGCGCATCCCCACCGGGAAGGAGCTCATCGAGGTCTGCGCGCCCGACCCCTTTATCACCGCGATGGACAGCAACTGGGTGCCCCAGCACGTCACCCAGCGGCTGGATGACACCATCCAGGAGCTAAAGGACAAGGCGATGCAGAAGGGGGAAGCGGAGGAGAGCCAGAAAGCCGTGCTTGGGGACAGAGGAGAGGAGGCGCCGAGCGAAGCCAAGAGCCCGGAGACAGAGGAGCAGCGAGCCCGGTGTGAGCAGTGGCTGGCCGAGTGGGCTCTGGAGTGA
- the RPUSD1 gene encoding RNA pseudouridylate synthase domain-containing protein 1 isoform X1: MEPGTIDNLCILYQSPDFIVVNKHWDVRIDSKMWYETLTLQSQLKRRFPELADPDTYYGFRFCHQLDFSTSGALCVALNKAAAGSAYKCFKDRLVTKAYLALVRGHVAQSRMTICYAIGKNTTEGMTHMMCIDGTEGCENPKPCQSELIVLEHGSYSGDPVTKVLLQPLTGRTHQLRVHCSAIGHPIVGDFTYSHKKDSSPYRMMLHAYYLRIPTGKELIEVCAPDPFITAMDSNWVPQHVTQRLDDTIQELKDKAMQKGEAEESQKAVLGDRGEEAPSEAKSPETEEQRARCEQWLAEWALE, encoded by the exons ATGGAGCCGGGCACCATCGACAACCTGTGCATCCTGTACCAGAGCCCCGACTTCATCGTGGTCAACAAGCACTGGGACGTGCGCATCGACAGCAAGATGTGGTACGAGACCCTCAccctgcagagccagctcaAGCGCCGCTTCCCCGAGCTGGCCGACCCTGACACCTACTACGGCTTCAG GTTCTGCCACCAGCTCGACTTCTCCACCAGCGGGGCCCTCTGCGTCGCGCTCAAcaaggcggcggcggggagcgccTACAAGTGCTTTAAGGACCGGCTGGTGACCAAAGCCTATCTCGCCCTG gtGAGGGGCCACGTTGCCCAGAGCCGCATGACGATCTGCTACGCCATCGGGAAGAACACCACCGAGGGCATGACCCACATGATGTGCATCGATGGGACCGAGG GCTGCGAAAATCCCAAGCCGTGCCAGTCGGAGCTGATCGTGCTGGAGCACGGCTCCTACAGCGGAGACCCTGTGAccaaagtgctgctgcagccgctGACAG GGCGCACCCATCAGCTCCGCGTTCACTGCAGCGCCATCGGCCATCCCATCGTGGGGGACTTCACCTACAGCCACAAGAAGGACAGCAGCCCCTACAGGATGATGCTCCACGCCTACTACCTGCGCATCCCCACCGGGAAGGAGCTCATCGAGGTCTGCGCGCCCGACCCCTTTATCACCGCGATGGACAGCAACTGGGTGCCCCAGCACGTCACCCAGCGGCTGGATGACACCATCCAGGAGCTAAAGGACAAGGCGATGCAGAAGGGGGAAGCGGAGGAGAGCCAGAAAGCCGTGCTTGGGGACAGAGGAGAGGAGGCGCCGAGCGAAGCCAAGAGCCCGGAGACAGAGGAGCAGCGAGCCCGGTGTGAGCAGTGGCTGGCCGAGTGGGCTCTGGAGTGA